In the genome of Devosia rhizoryzae, the window CGACCTCGAAGCGCGTCTGGGCGTCGTTCTGTTCGACCGCTCGGCTCACGGCGTGAGATTGACAACGGCTGGCGAGGCCTATGCCGGCGGTTGCCGCACCGTGTTGCGCTCGATCGCCGATCTTGATGCCATCATGGACGATTTCGGCTCCGGGCAGCGCGGAAGCCTGCGCCTTGCCTGCACCAGTTCTGCCCTTACCGGGCGCCTGCCGGAGCTTCTGGCCAAGTTCGCCGGCAAGCATCACGGCATCGACATTGCCATCAGCGAAATGGGGGCGGCAAAGGCGCTTCTGGCGCTGGACGAAGGCCAGGCGGATGTCGCCATCGTTTCCGACAATTACGATTTCTCCCGCTTCGATATCCGCCCCTTCGAGGACGAGCGGGTATGGGTACTGGTGCCGCCCGAACATCCTTTGGCGGCTCAAATCGAGCCGCGCAAATCGTTGCCCTTCGATGCGGTGCTGCCCCATGCGATCGTGGGCATCCACCACGCCGGCTCGCTCAACCGCCTCCTCGTGGAAGCGGCGGAAAAAAGCGGCGTCGCCTTGACGGAAAGCCTGCGCGTCGAGAGCTTCCCTGCTCTGGTGCGCATGGTGGAAGCCGGGTTCGGCATCGGCTTTCTCAGGTCGACGAGTCTTCATCTCCTCGCTGGCACGGACCTTGTCTGCGCTCCCCTGGCCGAGCCCTGGGCCATGCGGCAATTGCTGGTGGCGCGCCGCAAATCGAGCCCGCTTTCGGCCGCGATGAAAAGTTTCATGGCGCTCGCCAGCGAAACTTATCTTCCGAGCGTGTAGATAACAGGACAATAGGTCTCAGCTTTTCTTTTTGACAGCCGCGTGAACGCACGGCTAGGAAAACGGACACGCGCTGTCACCATTTCGGCGCCTCCCGCAATTTCCTTAGGAGCACTCGCTTGAGCGCGCTTTTCCGCACCACCGCCCTCCTCGCCACCCTTGTCGGCGCCTTGTCTCTGACCCCGGCTTTTGCCCAGGACAAGGTGATTTCCACCCCCCAGGGTGACGTGACGATCGCCCGCGTGCCCGAAAAAGTGCTGGTCCAGGATTGGGCCGTCTTCGATGACCTCAGCGCCATGGGCGTCGCGGTCGCCGGCGTGCCCTCCTCCAATGCGCCGACTTATCTCGCCGACCAGATCCCGGCCGACGCCATCCAGATCGGCTCGCTGTTCGAGCCCGATTTCGAAGGCATCGCCGCGGCGGAAGCCGACGTCTATTTCGTTGCCGCCCGTTCGGCAGCGGCCTTCGAAACCTCCAAGGACATCGTCCCCACCATCGACCTTTCGGTCGATAACACCGATATCGTCGCCGGCGTCAAAGCCAATATGGTTAAGCTCGGCGACATCTTCGACATGGCCGACCACGCGACGGCGCTCAATGACGAACTCGATGCCAAGCTGGCCGAAGTCAAAGCCGCGGCCGAAGGTAAGGGCACTGCGCTGGTGCTGGTCACCAATGCCGGCAAGCTCGGCGTTTATGGCCCCGATTCGCGCGTCAGCTGGATCTACAACAATGTCGGCATGGCGTCGGCGCTGGCCGACGTGGCCGATGGCGACCATGGCGGCGATGCCGTCTCGTTCGAATTCCTGCTCGAAGTGAACCCGGACTGGGTCTTCGTGGTCGATCGCGACGCCGGCACCGGCGAGAATGCCGGCTCGGCCGAAGCGCTGCTCGACAACGAGCTCTTCAACCAGACCACGGCAGCCAAGGAAGGCCAGATCGTTTATCTCGATCCGCAGGCCAGCTACATTTCCATGCACGGCTACCAGGGCGTCATGCTGCTGCTGGACCAGGTTCTGGAAGGTCTGAACGGCTGATTTACAACTGCCCGCTTGCCGGGACGATTGGTCTTGCGCCTCCCTCCCCCTTGAGGGGAGGGATCGAGGGAGGGGGTCGTGTAGTGGATTACAGAACCACCCCCTCCCCACCTCCGCTACGGCCTTGGCCTAGCTTCGGTACTCTCCCCTCAAGGGGGAGGGTGGGCACGAGCCGATAGTCTGTCGGACGAGCAGGTCTATTAGGCCCCTACTTTGCCGCTTCTTCTCGCCATCCTCGTCACGGCCCTCCTCGCCCTTGTCAGCCTCTTCGTCGGCGTCAGCGATGTGTCGCTGCCTGCTCTTCTGGCGGGAACGGCGGAGCCGCGGGCGGTCGAGGTTTTTATCGTCAGCCGGGTGCCGCGGACGCTGGCATTGGTTTTGGCCGGGGCGTCGATGGCGATTGGCGGATTGGTGATGCAGATGGTCGTCCGTAATCGCTTCGTCGAGCCCTCCACCACCGGCACCAGCGAATCGGCCGCTCTTGGCTTTCTCACCGTGACGCTGCTTGCGCCGGGCTGGCCGCTGATGGCCAAAATGGCCGTTTCGGCCCTTTTCGCGCTGGGCGGCACGGCGCTTTTCTTGCGCATCCTCAAAGCTGTGCCGTTACGCGACGTGCTCCTCGTGCCGCTGGTCGGCATCATGCTGGGCGGGGTGATCGGCGCGCTGACGGCCTTTATCGCCTATCGCGTCAACCTCATGGCGTCGCTCCTTGCCTGGAACATGGGCGACTTTTCCGGCGTCATCCGCGGGCGCTACGAGCTCTTGTGGATCGGGCTCGTCTGCTGCGTCCTCGCCTATGTGGCTGCTGATCGCTTCACCGTTGCCGGCATGGGCAAGGATTTCACCACCAATCTGGGCCTCAACTACAAGCGCGTCATGACACTGGGGCTGGTGATCGTCTCGCTGGTCAGCGCCGTAGTGCTGGTTTCGGTCGGCTCGATCCCATTTCTTGGACTGATCGTGCCCAATATCGTCAGCCTCATGGTCGGCGACAACATGCGGCGCACCGTGCCCTGGGTGACCGTCGGCGGCGCGGCCATGGTCCTGGCTTGCGACATCGTCGGAAGGCTGATCCGCTTCCCCTATGAGATCCCGATCGCCGTCGTCATGGGTGTCGTGGGCGCGGCCGTTTTCCTTTATCTGCTGCTGCGGACGCCGCGCCATGCAGCATAAGTTTTCCAGTAGACCTCATCCTGAGCTTGTCGAAGGACAAGGTCGTGGCACCAAAGCCTCCACTCGCTCGACCTCGTGGTTCGACAAGCTCACCATGAGGTCTTCAAGGCCGGTGATCGTCCTCTTGGCGCTGGCCCTGTTGGCTCTCCTGTCCATCACGCTCTTTATGACCCTGGGCGCCAAAGGCAACTGGAGCTTCGTGCTCGGTTTCCGCGGCAAGAAGCTGCTCTCGCTCCTGCTCGTCGCCTATTCAGTCGCCGTGTCGACGGTGCTGTTCCAGACCGTCACCAACAACCGCATCCTGACGCCCTCGATCATGGGCTTCGATGCGCTTTATGTCCTGATCAAGACTTCGGTCGTGTTCTTCCTTGGCGTCGGCGCTCTCACCTCCATCGATAGCCAGTTGCAATTCGTGGTCGAAGTGCTGGCCATGGTCACTTTATCGGGCCTGCTTTTCCGCTGGCTGTTTCTGGGCGAAGAGCGAAGTCTCCATCTCCTCGTGCTCGTCGGCATCATCTTCGGCATCCTGTTCCGCTCGCTAAGCGCCCTGATGCAGCGCATGCTCGATCCCGGCGCCTTCAACGTCTTGCAGGACACGATGTTTGCCAGCTTTGCGACCACCGATCCGACGCTGCTAGGCATCTCCACGGTGATCGTTCTCGCCGTCAGTGTCGTGGGCTTTCGGCTGATGCACAGCTTTGACGTGCTCTCGCTCGGACGGGCGCATGCGATCAACCTCGGCGTCGACTACAAGCGCACCGTGGCCATCATTCTCGTCCTGGTGGCAATCCTTGTTTCCGTGTCGACGGCGCTGGTGGGCCCGGTCACCTTTTTCGGCCTTCTCGTCGCAACGCTGGCGCATGGCCTGATCGGACAGAGCAAGCACCGCTATGTGCTGCCTGCTGCCGTGCTGTTGGCCATCTTGGCATTGGTAGGCGGGCAGACGCTTTTGGAGCGGGTGTTCGCTTTCGACACGGCGCTGTCGATCATCATCGAGTTTTTGGGCGGCGCCGTCTTTATCTTCCTCGTCCTCAGAAGGTCCGCGCGATGATCGTCGCCAGCAATGTTTCGAAAAGCTATGGCGCCGCGTGCGTGGTCGACGGCGTGTCGCTGCAACTGCCCAAGGGCGGGATTACCTCGATCATCGGACCCAATGGCGCGGGCAAATCGACCCTCCTCTCCATGGTCAGCCGCCTCATGGCCATGGATGCGGGCACGGTGACGGTGGGCGGGCTCGATGTCAGCAAGGCGCCGAGCGACGAGCTGGCGCGGCGGCTGTCGATCCTGCGGCAGGACAATCACATGACCGCCCGGCTCACCGTGCGCGATCTCGTCTCCTTCGGGCGCTACCCCTATACCAAGGGCAGGCTGACGATCGACGACAAAAAACATATCGAGCGGGCGATTGAGTATCTCGACCTCCAAGCCCTGTCGGAGCGGTTCCTGGACGAGCTGTCCGGCGGGCAGCGGCAGCGCGCATTCGTCGCAATGGTGCTGGCGCAGGACACCGATTACGTGCTGCTCGACGAGCCGCTCAACAGCCTCGACATGAAGCATGCCAGCGCCATGATGAAGCTGATGAAGCGCGCCGCGGTGGAGCTGGGCAAAACCGTGGTTCTCGTGCTGCATGACATCAACTTTGCCGGCTGGTATTCGGACTATATCGTCGCGATGAAGGATGGACGCGTGGCGGCGCAGGGCCCGGCGGCGGAGATGATCCAGGCGCAGGTGCTTTCCGATATCTATGAAATGGAAATCGCCGTGCACGAGATCGGCGGCCAGCGGATCAGCGTTTATTACGGGTAAGCATGGAGGAGAAGGCGACGACCCGTCCCCTGCCCTCGGCCTTGGCCGCATAGCAGGCCGCGTCGGCCTCACCCATGAAACCCAGTGGTGACGCGGGGTCCCGACCGATCGTCGTAACGCCGGCGCTGGCGCCGACTCGATATTCCCGGCCAGCCCAGCTGAACAGCAAAGCCGCAATGCCGCGCGCGGCCTTCTCGGCCACGCGCATGCCATCGGCGAGGGATGTGCCCTCCAGCAAGAGCACAAATTCGTCCCCGCCGATGCGCGCGACCACGTCGTGGCTGCGGCACGTGTCGCGCAGAGTGCTCGCCACCTGCCGCAGCAGCGCGTCGCCTGCTGCATGACCCGCGGTATCGTTGACGGGCTTGAAGTGGTCGAGATCGATATAGACGAGGCAAGCCGTTCGATCCTGATGCCGACACGCGGCGATGACGCGTTCCAGCGATTGCTCGAACGATGCTCGGTTGGTCAGCCCGCTCAAGGCATCGTGGCTCGCCGAGTAGGCCAGCTGACGCTGCATCATGCGGCTCTGCGACACGTCCTGGAAGACGAGGACGGCGCCGGCCCGCGAACCGCCATCGGTGCGGACGGGAGCGGCCGTGCAGCGCACGTCCCGCACCGAACCATCGCGATTGGTAAGGATGGCGTCATCATCGACCCGCACCGGCTGATCATTCTCGAAGCACGACCAGACCGGGCAATCGATGACCTGGCCGGTCCGTTCGCTATGGATGCGGAAGACCTGGTTGACCGCCATACCGCGCGCTTGTCCAATCGTGAAGCCGGTCAGCTGCTCGGCGGCCGGGTTCATGAACTCGATATAGCCTCGCGAGTTCGCGGAGATCATGCCATCGGCAACGGATTGCAGCGTCAGGCGCAAGCGCTCTTTTTCAGCGGCAAGATCCTGCTCGACCGTCTTGAGGAGAGTAATATCGGTGTCAGTGCCGACGGTGCGCGTCGGATTGCCATGCTCGTCCCATTCGATCGGGCCGCCGCGGCTCAGGATCCAGATATAGCCGCCGTTGCGCGTTTGCTCGCGATATTCGAGCGCCTCAAAATTCTTGTCGCCCTGGTGCTGCCGGTCCGCTTCCATCACCAGACGATCGCGATCATCGGGATGCACCCGCGCCAGCCACGACGCGCGGTC includes:
- a CDS encoding ABC transporter permease, whose translation is MPLLLAILVTALLALVSLFVGVSDVSLPALLAGTAEPRAVEVFIVSRVPRTLALVLAGASMAIGGLVMQMVVRNRFVEPSTTGTSESAALGFLTVTLLAPGWPLMAKMAVSALFALGGTALFLRILKAVPLRDVLLVPLVGIMLGGVIGALTAFIAYRVNLMASLLAWNMGDFSGVIRGRYELLWIGLVCCVLAYVAADRFTVAGMGKDFTTNLGLNYKRVMTLGLVIVSLVSAVVLVSVGSIPFLGLIVPNIVSLMVGDNMRRTVPWVTVGGAAMVLACDIVGRLIRFPYEIPIAVVMGVVGAAVFLYLLLRTPRHAA
- a CDS encoding iron chelate uptake ABC transporter family permease subunit produces the protein MRSSRPVIVLLALALLALLSITLFMTLGAKGNWSFVLGFRGKKLLSLLLVAYSVAVSTVLFQTVTNNRILTPSIMGFDALYVLIKTSVVFFLGVGALTSIDSQLQFVVEVLAMVTLSGLLFRWLFLGEERSLHLLVLVGIIFGILFRSLSALMQRMLDPGAFNVLQDTMFASFATTDPTLLGISTVIVLAVSVVGFRLMHSFDVLSLGRAHAINLGVDYKRTVAIILVLVAILVSVSTALVGPVTFFGLLVATLAHGLIGQSKHRYVLPAAVLLAILALVGGQTLLERVFAFDTALSIIIEFLGGAVFIFLVLRRSAR
- a CDS encoding siderophore ABC transporter substrate-binding protein, with the translated sequence MSALFRTTALLATLVGALSLTPAFAQDKVISTPQGDVTIARVPEKVLVQDWAVFDDLSAMGVAVAGVPSSNAPTYLADQIPADAIQIGSLFEPDFEGIAAAEADVYFVAARSAAAFETSKDIVPTIDLSVDNTDIVAGVKANMVKLGDIFDMADHATALNDELDAKLAEVKAAAEGKGTALVLVTNAGKLGVYGPDSRVSWIYNNVGMASALADVADGDHGGDAVSFEFLLEVNPDWVFVVDRDAGTGENAGSAEALLDNELFNQTTAAKEGQIVYLDPQASYISMHGYQGVMLLLDQVLEGLNG
- a CDS encoding iron ABC transporter ATP-binding protein, which translates into the protein MIVASNVSKSYGAACVVDGVSLQLPKGGITSIIGPNGAGKSTLLSMVSRLMAMDAGTVTVGGLDVSKAPSDELARRLSILRQDNHMTARLTVRDLVSFGRYPYTKGRLTIDDKKHIERAIEYLDLQALSERFLDELSGGQRQRAFVAMVLAQDTDYVLLDEPLNSLDMKHASAMMKLMKRAAVELGKTVVLVLHDINFAGWYSDYIVAMKDGRVAAQGPAAEMIQAQVLSDIYEMEIAVHEIGGQRISVYYG
- a CDS encoding LysR family transcriptional regulator; protein product: MAPFDSVTARLILLLAETGSIGRAAEREGIASSAVSRRVSDLEARLGVVLFDRSAHGVRLTTAGEAYAGGCRTVLRSIADLDAIMDDFGSGQRGSLRLACTSSALTGRLPELLAKFAGKHHGIDIAISEMGAAKALLALDEGQADVAIVSDNYDFSRFDIRPFEDERVWVLVPPEHPLAAQIEPRKSLPFDAVLPHAIVGIHHAGSLNRLLVEAAEKSGVALTESLRVESFPALVRMVEAGFGIGFLRSTSLHLLAGTDLVCAPLAEPWAMRQLLVARRKSSPLSAAMKSFMALASETYLPSV
- a CDS encoding diguanylate cyclase codes for the protein MTKARPKSSAPGEQQQTSTVEALTRVLDTAPVGMVVATTKGELIYSNRAIEDLLAIEKVTEQPRKLIDLVPLEEQVGLRLQFDRLARGEVTTYRGEHRFCHADGHPIWVMLAASRFPGVTSGADYITVQLTSIELQKRAEEALAYSESRWNNALESARQGVWDHDLRRNTMFYSRMWRIMRGISPEEQVDGDRASWLARVHPDDRDRLVMEADRQHQGDKNFEALEYREQTRNGGYIWILSRGGPIEWDEHGNPTRTVGTDTDITLLKTVEQDLAAEKERLRLTLQSVADGMISANSRGYIEFMNPAAEQLTGFTIGQARGMAVNQVFRIHSERTGQVIDCPVWSCFENDQPVRVDDDAILTNRDGSVRDVRCTAAPVRTDGGSRAGAVLVFQDVSQSRMMQRQLAYSASHDALSGLTNRASFEQSLERVIAACRHQDRTACLVYIDLDHFKPVNDTAGHAAGDALLRQVASTLRDTCRSHDVVARIGGDEFVLLLEGTSLADGMRVAEKAARGIAALLFSWAGREYRVGASAGVTTIGRDPASPLGFMGEADAACYAAKAEGRGRVVAFSSMLTRNKR